One stretch of Tenrec ecaudatus isolate mTenEca1 chromosome 18, mTenEca1.hap1, whole genome shotgun sequence DNA includes these proteins:
- the INAFM1 gene encoding putative transmembrane protein INAFM1, translated as MKYWGGAKTRRGRGLDCGWREDGQGAGSGGGPMPEGGGGTGEVESPGAGPGEVESPGAGPGEGAARGAGPGAARGRAWRAAASPRTEWAAGMRGTSCVGGGGESPGSAGLSEGPRGRWLRLAPVCAYFLCVSLAAVLLAVYYGLIWVPTRPPAAPAGPPPSAPAPCALSPGAPPAPPPANACSPGVPGGPRPQPEPPRSRRRRHRDPAAAAA; from the coding sequence atGAAGTACTGGGGCGGAGCCAAAACTCGGAGGGGGCGTGGCCTGGACTGTGGTTGGCGGGAAGATGGGCAGGGGGCGGGCTCAGGAGGAGGCCCGATGCCCGAGGGCGGGGGCGGGACGGGGGAGGTAGAGAGCCCGGGGGCGGGGCCCGGGGAGGTAGAGAGCCCGGGGGCGGggcccggggagggggcggcccgAGGGGCGGGGCCCGGGGCGGCGCGGGGGCGGGCCTGGCGGGCGGCGGCGTCTCCGCGCACCGAGTGGGCTGCGGGGATGCGGGGCACGAGCTGCGTGGGCGGCGGCGGCGAGAGCCCCGGCAGCGCGGGGCTGAGCGAGGGCCCGCGGGGCCGCTGGCTGCGCCTGGCCCCGGTCTGCGCCTACTTCCTCTGCGTGTCGCTGGCCGCCGTGCTGCTCGCCGTCTACTACGGCCTCATCTGGGTTCCCACGCGGCCCCCCGCGGCGCCCGCCGGCCCGCCGCCCAGCGCGCCCGCCCCGTGCGCCCTCAGCCCCGGCGCGCCGCCCGCCCCGCCGCCCGCCAACGCCTGCTCCCCGGGGGTCCCCGGCGGGCCGCGACCCCAGCCCGAGCCGccgcggagccgccgccgccgccaccgcgaccccgccgccgccgccgcctga